A single genomic interval of Streptococcus oralis subsp. dentisani harbors:
- a CDS encoding Cof-type HAD-IIB family hydrolase, with amino-acid sequence MEVKAVFFDIDGTLVNDRKSVLKSTKDAIRIVKEQGVLVGVATGRGPFFVKELMEDLDLDFAITYNGQYIFNKEKVLFASPIAKSSLRQLIAYAKKERKEIALGTEHAVVGSKIMSFGLGSFSQLVSRFIPTVLTRTVSRSFNRMVSKAVPQKEDDLLRLINEPIYQVLMLMTPEESEKAASDFEDLKLTRSNPFAADVINQGNSKLEGIRRVGKEYGFDLNQVMAFGDSDNDLEMLAGVGMSVAMGNGSSSVKEVAKHITASNQQDGIHKALEHFGVLASEKVFVSRDYHFNKVKTFHHMMDERTQEEPQAWDVEGATHRADFKIEELVEFVRAASSSEEEFQQALNSMHAALDKAAEKVRQKTPAQKDLIGQVDALIDTLYFTYGSFALMGVDPERIFDIVHEANMGKVFPDGKAHFDPVTHKILKPDDWDEKYAPEPAIRKELQRQLKAYERHKERNK; translated from the coding sequence ATGGAAGTCAAAGCTGTTTTTTTTGATATCGATGGAACGCTAGTCAACGATCGTAAGAGTGTTTTGAAATCCACTAAGGACGCGATTAGGATCGTGAAGGAACAAGGGGTGCTTGTTGGAGTGGCGACAGGACGGGGGCCTTTCTTTGTCAAGGAATTGATGGAAGACTTGGACTTGGATTTTGCAATAACTTATAACGGACAATATATCTTTAATAAAGAAAAAGTCTTATTTGCTAGCCCGATTGCTAAGTCAAGCCTGCGTCAATTGATTGCCTATGCTAAAAAGGAGCGAAAAGAAATCGCTCTTGGAACCGAGCATGCTGTTGTTGGTTCGAAAATTATGTCATTTGGTCTTGGATCCTTTTCGCAGCTGGTTAGTCGTTTTATTCCGACTGTTCTGACAAGAACCGTGAGCCGTTCCTTTAATCGAATGGTTAGCAAGGCAGTCCCTCAAAAGGAAGATGACCTGCTTCGTTTGATAAATGAGCCAATCTATCAAGTGTTAATGCTGATGACTCCTGAAGAATCTGAGAAAGCTGCAAGTGATTTTGAAGACTTGAAATTGACTCGAAGCAATCCCTTCGCTGCGGATGTCATCAACCAAGGAAATTCCAAACTAGAAGGCATTCGTCGAGTCGGGAAAGAATATGGTTTTGATCTCAACCAAGTCATGGCCTTTGGTGATTCAGACAATGACCTAGAAATGTTGGCGGGTGTTGGTATGTCTGTAGCCATGGGAAATGGCAGTAGCAGCGTCAAAGAAGTTGCCAAGCACATTACAGCAAGTAACCAACAAGATGGCATCCATAAGGCGCTCGAGCACTTTGGTGTTTTGGCTTCAGAAAAAGTTTTTGTCAGTCGAGATTACCATTTTAATAAGGTCAAGACCTTCCATCACATGATGGATGAACGGACGCAGGAAGAGCCACAGGCATGGGATGTTGAAGGGGCAACCCACCGCGCAGACTTTAAAATTGAAGAATTAGTAGAGTTTGTTCGAGCGGCAAGTTCTTCGGAGGAAGAATTCCAGCAGGCACTTAACAGCATGCATGCGGCACTTGATAAGGCGGCCGAAAAGGTGAGGCAAAAAACGCCTGCCCAAAAAGATCTAATCGGGCAGGTTGATGCCCTAATCGATACACTGTATTTTACTTACGGTAGTTTTGCCTTGATGGGAGTGGATCCAGAACGCATCTTTGATATTGTGCATGAGGCAAACATGGGGAAGGTTTTTCCTGATGGAAAAGCCCATTTTGATCCAGTTACACATAAAATCTTAAAACCGGATGACTGGGACGAAAAATATGCTCCAGAACCTGCTATCAGAAAGGAACTGCAGCGTCAGCTCAAGGCTTATGAGCGACATAAAGAGAGAAATAAGTAA
- a CDS encoding asparaginase, translated as MPKKILVLHTGGTISMQADATGAVVTSQDNPMNHVSNPLEGIEVHALDFFNLPSPHIKPKHMLALYHKIKEEANNYDGVVITHGTDTLEETAYFLDTMEIPHMPIVLTGAMRSSNELGSDGVYNYLSALRVASDDKAADKGVLVVMNDEIHAAKYVTKTHTTNVGTFQTPTHGPLGLIMKQEILYFKTAEPRVRFDLEHIQGLVPIISAYAGMTDELIDMLDLDHLDGLVVQAFGAGNVPKETAQKLESLLQKDIPVALVSRCFNGIAEPVYAYPGGGVQLQESGVFFVKELNAQKARLKLLIAINAGLKGQALKDYMEG; from the coding sequence ATGCCTAAGAAAATCCTTGTTTTACATACAGGTGGGACTATTTCCATGCAAGCCGACGCCACTGGTGCAGTTGTAACCAGTCAGGACAATCCCATGAACCATGTATCCAATCCACTTGAAGGGATTGAGGTTCATGCCCTAGACTTTTTTAACCTACCGAGTCCCCATATCAAACCTAAACATATGCTTGCACTCTATCATAAAATCAAAGAGGAAGCTAATAACTACGATGGAGTTGTCATCACACATGGTACAGATACCTTAGAAGAAACAGCTTACTTTCTTGATACCATGGAAATCCCACACATGCCCATTGTTCTAACAGGAGCTATGCGTAGTTCAAACGAACTCGGTAGTGATGGAGTTTATAATTATCTGAGTGCTTTACGAGTCGCCAGCGATGACAAAGCAGCCGACAAGGGTGTGCTGGTCGTCATGAATGATGAGATTCACGCAGCAAAGTATGTTACCAAAACCCATACGACCAACGTCGGTACCTTTCAAACTCCTACTCACGGGCCTCTCGGTCTCATCATGAAGCAAGAAATCCTCTACTTCAAAACAGCTGAGCCTCGTGTCCGTTTTGATCTCGAACATATTCAAGGTCTGGTTCCCATCATCTCCGCTTATGCAGGAATGACCGATGAGCTGATTGACATGCTTGACCTAGATCACCTAGATGGATTAGTCGTTCAAGCTTTTGGAGCAGGTAATGTACCCAAAGAAACAGCTCAAAAATTAGAAAGTCTCCTCCAAAAAGACATTCCAGTCGCCTTGGTCTCACGATGCTTTAACGGAATTGCAGAGCCCGTTTACGCCTATCCGGGCGGAGGAGTTCAATTACAAGAGTCTGGCGTTTTCTTTGTCAAAGAACTCAATGCTCAAAAAGCTCGCCTCAAGTTATTGATTGCTATCAACGCGGGACTAAAAGGGCAGGCCTTAAAAGACTATATGGAAGGCTAA
- the ccpA gene encoding catabolite control protein A: MNTDDTVTIYDVAREAGVSMATVSRVVNGNKNVKENTRKKVLEVIDRLDYRPNAVARGLASKKTTTVGVVIPNITNGYFSTLAKGIDDIAEMYKYNIVLANSDEDDEKEVSVVNTLFSKQVDGIIFMGYHLTEKIRSEFSRSRTPVVLAGTVDIEHQLPSVNIDYKQATIDAVTHLLQENEKIAFISGPLVDDINGKIRLIGYKEALKKAGIPYSEGLVFESKYSYNDGYALAERLVSSQATAAVVTGDELAAGVLNGLADHGISVPEEFEIITTDDSQIARFTRPNLTTIAQPLYDLGAISMRMLTKIMHKEELEEREVLLPHGLTERRSTRKRK, encoded by the coding sequence ATGAACACAGATGATACAGTAACGATTTATGATGTTGCCCGTGAAGCTGGGGTTTCAATGGCAACTGTTAGCCGTGTAGTGAATGGCAATAAGAACGTCAAAGAGAATACTCGTAAAAAAGTTCTAGAGGTGATCGATCGTCTTGACTACCGTCCAAATGCGGTAGCGCGTGGCTTGGCCAGCAAGAAAACCACGACAGTTGGTGTTGTGATTCCAAATATCACCAATGGCTATTTTTCAACCCTAGCCAAAGGAATTGATGATATTGCAGAGATGTATAAGTACAATATCGTCCTAGCCAACAGTGATGAAGACGATGAAAAAGAAGTTTCAGTAGTTAATACTCTCTTTTCAAAACAGGTTGACGGGATCATTTTTATGGGTTATCACTTGACTGAAAAGATTCGTTCAGAATTTTCTCGTTCTCGGACACCAGTTGTCCTTGCAGGAACGGTGGATATCGAACACCAGTTGCCAAGTGTTAATATTGACTACAAACAAGCAACGATTGATGCAGTAACTCATTTGCTTCAGGAAAATGAAAAGATTGCCTTTATCAGTGGACCACTTGTTGATGATATCAATGGTAAAATTCGATTGATTGGTTACAAGGAAGCTTTGAAAAAGGCAGGAATTCCTTATAGCGAGGGCTTGGTATTTGAGTCTAAATACAGCTATAATGATGGCTATGCCTTGGCAGAGCGCTTGGTTTCTTCACAGGCTACAGCCGCGGTTGTGACAGGTGATGAATTGGCTGCGGGTGTGTTAAATGGCTTGGCAGATCACGGTATTTCTGTACCAGAAGAGTTTGAAATCATCACGACAGATGATTCTCAAATTGCACGATTCACTCGTCCAAACTTAACGACTATTGCTCAACCTCTATACGACCTTGGTGCTATCAGTATGCGTATGTTGACCAAGATTATGCATAAAGAAGAGTTGGAAGAACGTGAAGTTCTCCTGCCTCACGGTTTGACAGAACGTCGTTCGACACGAAAACGTAAATAG
- a CDS encoding DUF960 domain-containing protein, producing the protein MAFTNTQRRSASFGVVTSLPDDVIDSLWFIIDHFLKNVFELEEELEFQLLNNEGTITFHFSSQHLPTSIDFDFNHPFDPLYPPRVLVLDMDGKETILLPEENDLF; encoded by the coding sequence ATGGCTTTTACAAATACTCAGAGACGTTCTGCCAGTTTTGGCGTTGTGACCAGCTTGCCTGACGATGTTATCGACTCTTTATGGTTTATTATCGATCATTTTTTGAAAAATGTCTTTGAATTAGAAGAGGAACTTGAATTTCAACTGCTAAATAACGAGGGAACCATCACCTTCCATTTCTCTAGTCAGCACCTGCCGACTAGTATCGACTTTGATTTTAATCACCCCTTTGACCCTCTTTACCCTCCTCGGGTTCTTGTTTTAGACATGGACGGGAAAGAAACCATCCTCCTTCCTGAAGAAAATGACCTATTTTAA
- the folK gene encoding 2-amino-4-hydroxy-6-hydroxymethyldihydropteridine diphosphokinase translates to MDQLQIKDLEIFAYHGLFPSEKELGQKFVISASLSYDMTKVATDLDLEASIHYGELCQQWTAWFQETTEDLIETVAYKLVERTFETYPLVQEIELELKKPWAPVHLPLDTCSVTIHRRKQRAFIALGSNMGDKQANLEQAIDKLRARGIHILKESSVSMTEPWGGVEQDSFANQVIEVETWLPAPVLLETLLAIESEMGRVREVHWGPRLIDLDLLFVEDQVIYTDNLILPHPYIAERLFVLEPLQEIAPHFIHPILKQPIRYLYQELNK, encoded by the coding sequence ATGGATCAACTGCAGATTAAAGATTTGGAAATTTTTGCTTATCATGGTCTTTTTCCAAGTGAGAAAGAATTGGGGCAGAAGTTTGTTATTTCCGCAAGCTTATCCTATGATATGACCAAGGTAGCGACAGACTTGGATTTGGAAGCTTCTATCCATTACGGCGAACTTTGTCAGCAGTGGACAGCTTGGTTTCAGGAAACCACTGAGGACTTGATTGAGACGGTAGCCTACAAACTAGTAGAGCGTACCTTTGAGACCTATCCTCTCGTTCAGGAGATTGAGCTGGAACTGAAAAAACCTTGGGCGCCAGTTCATTTGCCACTAGATACCTGCTCGGTGACCATTCACCGTCGTAAGCAACGAGCTTTTATCGCCCTAGGAAGCAATATGGGGGATAAGCAAGCAAACTTGGAACAAGCTATTGACAAACTGCGAGCTCGTGGTATCCATATTTTAAAAGAGTCCAGTGTCTCGATGACGGAGCCTTGGGGCGGTGTGGAACAGGATAGCTTTGCCAATCAGGTAATTGAAGTAGAAACCTGGCTGCCAGCACCAGTCTTGTTAGAAACATTATTAGCCATTGAGTCAGAAATGGGACGGGTTCGAGAGGTGCATTGGGGACCGCGTTTGATTGATTTGGATTTGCTTTTTGTGGAGGACCAGGTCATTTATACAGACAACCTCATCTTGCCTCATCCTTATATAGCAGAACGCCTCTTTGTTCTTGAGCCCTTACAGGAAATAGCTCCCCATTTTATCCATCCGATCCTAAAACAACCAATTCGTTACTTGTATCAAGAATTGAACAAATAG
- the folE gene encoding GTP cyclohydrolase I FolE — translation MDTQKIEAAVKMIIEAVGEDAKREGLQETPARVARMYQEIFSGLGQTAEEHLSKSFEIIDDNMVVEKDIFFHTMCEHHFLPFYGRAHIAYIPDGRVAGLSKLARTVEVYAKKPQIQERLNIEVADALMEYLGAKGAFVVIEAEHMCMSMRGVRKPGTATLTTVARGLFETDKDLRDQAYRLMGL, via the coding sequence ATGGATACACAAAAGATTGAAGCGGCTGTAAAAATGATTATCGAGGCCGTCGGTGAGGATGCTAAACGCGAGGGATTACAGGAAACACCTGCTCGTGTAGCCCGTATGTACCAAGAGATTTTTTCAGGTCTTGGTCAGACTGCGGAGGAACATTTGTCAAAATCCTTTGAAATTATTGATGACAATATGGTGGTGGAAAAGGATATCTTCTTCCACACCATGTGTGAACACCACTTCTTGCCCTTTTATGGGAGAGCGCACATTGCCTACATTCCAGATGGCCGTGTGGCAGGCTTGTCCAAGTTAGCCCGTACGGTTGAAGTCTATGCTAAAAAACCACAGATTCAAGAACGATTGAATATCGAAGTGGCCGATGCCTTGATGGAGTATCTGGGGGCTAAGGGAGCCTTTGTTGTCATTGAGGCAGAGCATATGTGTATGAGCATGCGTGGTGTTCGAAAACCAGGCACTGCAACATTGACGACAGTAGCTCGAGGTCTATTTGAGACCGATAAGGATCTACGAGATCAGGCTTATCGTCTAATGGGACTATAA
- a CDS encoding bifunctional folylpolyglutamate synthase/dihydrofolate synthase, whose amino-acid sequence MNEIQNNQWIAHYRTDQPHFGLERMVELLALRGNPHLKLKVIHIGGTNGKGSTIAFLKKMLEKLGLRVGVFSSPYLIHYTDQISINGESIPEARLEALMAVYRSLLEGERSAALQETTEFEIITALAYDYFASEQVDVAIMEVGMGGLLDSTNVCQSILTGITTIGLDHVALLGDTLEAIAEQKAGIIKQGIPLVTGHITPEALAVINPIAEAKNAPRLAYGKDYQVRHQESVVTGESFDYTSSVRQGRFQTGLLGLHQIENAGMALALLDTYCQETGRELASNDLVAQAMEETRWPGRLEVLSSEPLMILDGAHNPHAIKALLNTLQERFADYHKEILFTCIKTKALEDMLDLLETVPNSQLTVTHFDDSRATDERVLKEAAESRNLNYQSWQDFLEQKLTDRKEEKKTVRIVTGSLYFLNQVRAYLMERNN is encoded by the coding sequence ATGAACGAAATTCAAAACAATCAGTGGATTGCCCACTACCGGACGGACCAACCGCATTTTGGCTTGGAGCGAATGGTAGAACTCCTAGCCCTGCGAGGTAATCCCCATCTCAAACTCAAGGTTATCCATATCGGAGGGACCAATGGCAAGGGATCTACCATTGCTTTTTTGAAAAAGATGCTGGAAAAGCTAGGTCTGAGAGTTGGTGTTTTCAGCTCGCCCTATCTCATTCATTATACAGACCAGATTAGCATCAATGGGGAATCCATCCCAGAAGCGAGGCTAGAAGCCCTCATGGCAGTTTATCGCTCTTTGCTTGAGGGGGAGAGGAGCGCTGCTTTACAAGAAACGACTGAGTTTGAGATTATCACAGCCCTGGCTTATGATTACTTTGCCTCAGAACAAGTAGATGTAGCCATCATGGAAGTCGGTATGGGTGGACTCTTGGATAGTACCAATGTTTGCCAGTCAATTTTAACAGGAATTACGACCATTGGATTGGACCATGTAGCCCTACTTGGTGACACCTTGGAAGCCATAGCAGAGCAGAAGGCTGGTATTATCAAACAAGGCATTCCCTTGGTGACAGGTCATATTACTCCAGAAGCTTTGGCTGTGATCAATCCTATTGCAGAAGCTAAAAATGCGCCGAGACTTGCCTATGGGAAAGATTACCAGGTTCGTCATCAAGAAAGCGTGGTGACGGGTGAAAGCTTTGATTATACAAGTTCTGTCAGACAAGGTCGTTTTCAAACAGGTCTGCTGGGTTTGCATCAGATAGAGAATGCAGGGATGGCGCTTGCTCTCCTAGACACTTATTGCCAGGAGACTGGGCGAGAATTAGCTAGCAATGACTTGGTTGCTCAAGCCATGGAGGAAACCAGATGGCCAGGGCGTTTGGAGGTCCTGTCTAGTGAACCACTGATGATTTTAGATGGGGCTCACAATCCGCATGCTATCAAGGCTTTGTTGAATACTTTGCAAGAACGCTTTGCTGACTATCATAAAGAAATTCTCTTTACTTGTATCAAAACCAAGGCCTTGGAGGATATGCTGGATTTGCTAGAAACGGTGCCAAATAGTCAATTGACTGTAACCCATTTTGACGATAGTCGAGCGACGGATGAAAGAGTATTGAAAGAGGCAGCTGAGTCTAGAAATCTCAACTATCAAAGTTGGCAGGATTTTCTAGAGCAGAAATTGACAGATAGAAAAGAAGAGAAAAAAACAGTTAGGATTGTCACGGGTTCCTTGTATTTCTTGAACCAAGTGAGAGCCTACCTGATGGAGAGGAATAACTAG
- the folP gene encoding dihydropteroate synthase: protein MSNKASQAKTAICGIINVTPDSFSDGGQFFAVDQALPQARKLIAEGASMLDIGGESTRPGSSYVEIEEEIQRVVPVIEAIRKESDVLISIDTWKSQVAEAALAAGANLVNDITGLMGDEKMADVVAKAGAQVVIMFNPVMTRPQHPSSLIFPRFGFGDPFTNEDLAYFEQLPVEDLMTAFFDRALARAEEAGIAKENILLDPGIGFGLTKKENLLLLRDLDKLHQQGYPIFLGVSRKRFVINILEENGFEVNPEAELGFRNRDTASAHVTSIAARQGVEVVRVHDVASHKMAVEIASAIRLADDAENLDLKQYK from the coding sequence ATGTCCAATAAAGCTAGTCAGGCAAAAACAGCCATTTGCGGAATTATCAATGTAACCCCAGATTCCTTTTCGGATGGTGGGCAGTTTTTTGCTGTTGACCAGGCTCTTCCGCAAGCCCGTAAATTGATAGCTGAAGGAGCTAGCATGCTAGATATCGGTGGAGAATCGACTCGTCCTGGAAGTAGCTATGTTGAGATAGAAGAGGAAATCCAGCGTGTTGTTCCAGTCATCGAAGCTATCCGTAAGGAAAGTGATGTCCTCATCTCCATCGATACTTGGAAGAGTCAGGTGGCAGAAGCTGCTTTGGCTGCTGGTGCCAATCTGGTCAATGATATCACTGGTCTCATGGGAGATGAGAAAATGGCGGATGTGGTTGCTAAGGCTGGTGCGCAAGTAGTCATCATGTTTAATCCAGTCATGACTCGACCTCAGCACCCTAGTTCGCTCATATTTCCTCGTTTTGGATTTGGGGATCCTTTTACAAATGAAGACTTGGCGTACTTTGAACAACTACCAGTAGAAGATTTGATGACCGCGTTCTTTGACCGCGCTCTAGCAAGAGCAGAAGAAGCTGGGATAGCAAAAGAAAATATCCTGCTAGATCCAGGGATTGGCTTTGGTCTGACCAAAAAAGAAAATCTGCTCCTTTTACGTGATTTGGATAAACTACACCAGCAAGGCTATCCAATCTTTCTCGGAGTTTCGCGTAAGCGATTTGTCATCAATATCCTAGAAGAAAATGGTTTTGAAGTCAATCCTGAGGCCGAACTTGGTTTCCGCAATCGGGATACAGCTTCGGCTCATGTAACCAGTATCGCTGCGAGACAGGGTGTGGAAGTGGTGCGCGTGCACGATGTAGCCAGTCACAAGATGGCGGTTGAAATTGCATCAGCTATCCGTCTGGCAGACGATGCGGAAAATCTAGATTTAAAACAATATAAGTAA